The uncultured Fusobacterium sp. DNA segment TTTTATATCAAATTTTGAAAGAATAAAAGAAAGAGAAATAGCACTTTTTAAAATTCCTACTCCTGTTATAATAAGAACTATCTCTTCATTTCTAAATATCTGAACTTTTTTTATTTCATTATCTCTTTTCAAATTATAATACTTTATTATTGGTTTTGCTTCAACTCCTAAAGCTACTGCTAAATATATCATTTTTTCTCCATTAAAATTAATCTAAATTTTTTAAAACTTCCTTTGTTTTTTCTATTTCATTTTTTAAATCTTTATATAGCATTAAAATATTTTCATCTACTTCATCATTAATTTCCATCAATTTTTTAGAAATATCATATATTTTTTTTAATCCTAAATTTCCAGCTACACCTTTTAAAGTATGAGCTCCATCTTTTATATCCTTTAAATTTTTATTTTCAATTCCACTACTCAAAGTCTCAAAACTTTTATCATCTACAAATTTTTTTAAAAATTTTATATAAAAACTTTCCATATTTCCAAATCTAGCAAGACTTCCTTCTATATCTATCTCTATTTTATTTTTTAAATCATTAAGTTTCAAAACTTTCCCTCCTACTTTTTAATATTCTTACATTAACAGTATACTTTATACTATTTTTCAAGTCAATATATAAATAAAAAAGGAGAAAATTTACTTGAGAGTAAAATTTTCTCCTCTTATACTTTTAAATTCTTTAATCTTTAATATAATTTTTTAGTTTATAACTATTTTACTAATAAAGATTTTCCATTCATCTCTTCTGGCTTAGCAAGTCCTAAGATATCTAACATAGTTGGAGCTATATCAGATAATTTTCCATCTTCTAACTTAGCATTTTTATACTTATCAGAAACTAGTATAAATGGTACATTGTTTGTAGTGTGAGCTGTGAAAGGAATATGAGTTTCTGGATCTTCCATTAACTCAACATTTCCATGGTCAGCTGTTATAAGTAATGTTCCTCCAAGTTCTAAAACTTTTTCAGAAACTTTAGCTATACATCTATCTACTTTTTGTACAGCAGCTACAGCAGCATCAAATACTCCTGTATGTCCTACCATATCTGGGTTAGCATAGTTTACTATAATTACATCATACTCTCCAGAGTTTAAAGCTTCCATAAGTCCTTCTGTAACTCCACAAGCTGACATTTCAGGTTGTAAATCATAAGTTGCTACTTTTGGAGATGCAACTAATTTTCTATCTTCTCCTGCAAATTGCTCCTCTTTTCCTCCATTGAAGAAGAAAGTTACGTGAGCATATTTTTCAGTTTCAGCAGTTCTTAATTGTTTCATTCCAGCTTTAGCTAAAACTTCTCCAAATGTATTTGTTATATCTTTTTCTCCATAGATAACTGGTGCATCTATTGTAGCATCATATTGACGCATACAGTAATATTTTACTCCTAGATATTCTCTTTCAAATCCTGTAAATTCTTTATCATTTAATGCTCTAGTTATCTCTCTAGCTCTATCAGGTCTAAAGTTAAAGTTTATAAACACATCTCCAGCTTTTACAAGTCCGTTAACATCTACAACAGTTGGCACAACAAACTCATCTGTTTTTCCTTCTGCATAAGATGCTTCAATAGCTTCTACTGCTGAATTAGCTTTATTTCCTAATCCTAAAACCATAGCATCATAAGCAAGTTTTACTCTA contains these protein-coding regions:
- a CDS encoding Hpt domain-containing protein, translating into MKLNDLKNKIEIDIEGSLARFGNMESFYIKFLKKFVDDKSFETLSSGIENKNLKDIKDGAHTLKGVAGNLGLKKIYDISKKLMEINDEVDENILMLYKDLKNEIEKTKEVLKNLD
- the gpmI gene encoding 2,3-bisphosphoglycerate-independent phosphoglycerate mutase, with the protein product MKKPVMLMILDGWGINKNPEQKNAITAANPENFYRLMNEYPHSELQASGEAVGLPDGQMGNSEVGHLNIGSGRIIYQPLVEISKDIREGTIYNNPVLKEAFEYAVANGKNVHFGGLLSNGGVHSHIEHLYGLLEMAKKYGVKAYVHAFLDGRDTAPKSAEGFIKELEAKIAEIGEGKIATLSGRYYAMDRDKNWDRVKLAYDAMVLGLGNKANSAVEAIEASYAEGKTDEFVVPTVVDVNGLVKAGDVFINFNFRPDRAREITRALNDKEFTGFEREYLGVKYYCMRQYDATIDAPVIYGEKDITNTFGEVLAKAGMKQLRTAETEKYAHVTFFFNGGKEEQFAGEDRKLVASPKVATYDLQPEMSACGVTEGLMEALNSGEYDVIIVNYANPDMVGHTGVFDAAVAAVQKVDRCIAKVSEKVLELGGTLLITADHGNVELMEDPETHIPFTAHTTNNVPFILVSDKYKNAKLEDGKLSDIAPTMLDILGLAKPEEMNGKSLLVK